One segment of Rosa chinensis cultivar Old Blush chromosome 6, RchiOBHm-V2, whole genome shotgun sequence DNA contains the following:
- the LOC121049863 gene encoding uncharacterized protein LOC121049863 isoform X2, whose product METKATQSSSVASSTTSFGSSKKMVWVWTESKQVMTAAMERGWNTFLFQSQKLAVDWSCELMKFEYQKKVASLSKLKKCSTNSEALEKSRAAVSHLHIRYIVDMQSMDPTVSKINSFTFRLLQALGISSEMLPKESLSDQAWNTKQ is encoded by the exons ATGGAAACCAAGGCCACCCAGAGTTCATCAGTTGCTTCTTCTACGACGTCGTTTGGGAGCTCGAAGAAGATGGTGTGGGTTTGGACGGAGAGCAAGCAGGTCATGACAGCCGCCATGGAGAGAGGCTGGAACACCTTCCTGTTTCAGAGTCAGAAACTCGCCGTTGACTGGTCTT GTGAGCTTATGAAATTTGAGTACCAAAAGAAGGTCGCCTCGCTGAGCAAGCTAAAGAAATGTAGTACTAACTCAGAAGCATTGGAGAAATCAAGAGCAGCAGTGAGTCATCTGCATATAAGATACATAGTTGACATGCAATCCATGGACCCAACAGTATCAAAGATAAACTCTTTTACTTTCAGGCTGTTGCAGG CTTTGGGAATATCTAGTGAAATGTTGCCTAAAGAGTCACTAAGTGATCAAGCATGGAATACCAAGCAATGA
- the LOC121049863 gene encoding uncharacterized protein LOC121049863 isoform X1, with the protein MVMWLPFICRLISSHNKHPMETKATQSSSVASSTTSFGSSKKMVWVWTESKQVMTAAMERGWNTFLFQSQKLAVDWSCELMKFEYQKKVASLSKLKKCSTNSEALEKSRAAVSHLHIRYIVDMQSMDPTVSKINSFTFRLLQALGISSEMLPKESLSDQAWNTKQ; encoded by the exons ATGGTTATGTGGTTGCCTTTTATTTGCAGATTGATTTCTTCACATAATAAACACCCAATGGAAACCAAGGCCACCCAGAGTTCATCAGTTGCTTCTTCTACGACGTCGTTTGGGAGCTCGAAGAAGATGGTGTGGGTTTGGACGGAGAGCAAGCAGGTCATGACAGCCGCCATGGAGAGAGGCTGGAACACCTTCCTGTTTCAGAGTCAGAAACTCGCCGTTGACTGGTCTT GTGAGCTTATGAAATTTGAGTACCAAAAGAAGGTCGCCTCGCTGAGCAAGCTAAAGAAATGTAGTACTAACTCAGAAGCATTGGAGAAATCAAGAGCAGCAGTGAGTCATCTGCATATAAGATACATAGTTGACATGCAATCCATGGACCCAACAGTATCAAAGATAAACTCTTTTACTTTCAGGCTGTTGCAGG CTTTGGGAATATCTAGTGAAATGTTGCCTAAAGAGTCACTAAGTGATCAAGCATGGAATACCAAGCAATGA